The Altererythrobacter sp. H2 genomic sequence TGTGCCAGACTTCGTCCAGCCGCAGCAGCCGGTCAGCATAGTCCTGGTGCGAGGCATGGAATAGTGCGCGCCACCCGCTCGGACGCAGGGCCGCGCCGGCCACGCAGAAGCTGCCCCTGACCCGCACCTTGAACGGCAGGCCGTTGGCGCCGAAAAACAGCGAGCGGCCCGGCTGGCTCCAGACCTGCGGGGCGATCTCGCCGGCCCAGTCGCCCTTGATCAGCACCCGGATGAAGGCGGTTTCGGAGAGCAGGAAATCCTTGATTACCAGCTCATCGGGCAGCTCGGCCTCGAAGACGTAGAAGCGCCGCACGTAAGGCGCGAGGTCGGGCGAGGGCCGGTATGTGCGCGACAGCAGCATCGGGCGGGCTAGCCGGCTTCTCCCGGAGCGAAAGCGCGGATGGCCAGGGCATGGACCCGCTGCCCGGGAATGTCGCCCAGCACGCGGTTGACCATCCGCTGGCGCTCCAGCCGCGACTTGCCGGTGAATGCACCGCTTTCGATCACCACGGTGAAATGCGATTCGCCGCTGCCGTCATCGCCTGAATGGCCGTGATGGCTGGCGCTGTCGTTGATCACCTCCAGCCGCTCTGGCGTGAACGCCTCGCGCAGCAGGGTTTCCATTTCATTCTGCACGGTTCGCCTCATGGCGCTGTTCTTGGGGGTTTCCATCGGGCTTGTCCATGCCCATCAAGGCGCAGTGAAGCAGACGCGATTCCATGGCCGTTTCGAACCCCAGGGCCGCCGGTGCGAGGCACCCGGATGCCTCGAGCAGGGCGAGTTCCGCGCACCCGGCAACCGGGGCAACGGGTTTGACGGGCCGGGTGACTGGCGCTGGTTCTGCCTCGACCATGTCCGCGCCTTCAACGCCGCCTACAATTTCTTCGAAGGGATGAGCGCGGAAGAAATCCTCGCGGCACAGTCCCCGGTGGCGGGCTGGGCCGGCGAAAGCCGCGCCTTCCGCCCCACGGCGGGCATCGATGAGGTGCCGCGCTGGGCCGACTATGCCGATCCGCTCGACGCCATCGGCGCGCGGGCGGCCGGGGTTCGCAGCCGCGCCGAACGGGCCGCGCGCATGGCAATGGACGGCTGCTTCACACCTGCCGAGGCCGATGCGCTGGAGGTCATGGGGCTGGGCCTCGAAACCGACTTGCGCGGCCTGAGACAGCGTTATTCCGAGCTTGTCCGCCGCTACCACCCGGACCGCAACGGGGGCGATCGCAAGTTCGAAGTGCGGCTCAACCGGGTGGTCGAGGCCTACCAGCTGCTGCGCAAGAGCCGCGTCTTCGCCTGATCAGCTGCCACTTGCCTCGGCAATCAGCGCAGCATCCACGGCAAGCCCCTCCTGATAGCGCGGGCGCGCCGTGCACCGCTCGACATAGGCGCGGAATGCGGGCCGTTCCGGGATCGAGCCGAACCGAAGGCCCCAGATGAACTGGCTGCCGACATAGGTATCCGCCATGGTGAAGCGCTTGCCGCAAACGTAATCGTTGGTGGAAAACCAGGCGTCGAGGGAGTCCAGCGTCCGCTCCAGGCTGCCGAATCCGGCCATGCCCGATTTGCCCTCTGGAACCTCCCAGCCCATCGACTGCGCCACGACCGCCTGTTCCAGCGGGCCGGCGGCAAAGAACAGCCAGCGGAAATAGCTCGCCTTTTCATGCGCGTCGGGCAGCAGGCCGGCCGCGGGATGGGTTTCGGCCAGGTAATGGCAGATCGCGGCGCACTCGGTCACCACGTGATCATGCCCCCCGTGATGGTGGACCAGCGTCGGCACCTTGTTCATCGGGTTGAGTTCGGCCAGCACCGCGGGGCGGGTGGCCCAGTCGAACACGACCTGATCGTAATCGGCCCCTGCCTCGTGCAGCGCCCAGCGGGCGATCTGGCCCCGGCTCATGGCGACGGTGTAGAAGGTGAATTGAGCCATGGTGTGGGTCCTTTGGATCGGTTCCGGGTTGCAGTATCTGTGCGAAACGGGGGCGGGCAGAGCAACTGCCGATAGTGAGGTTCAGCCCGCAGCGGCGGCCTCTATCGCTGCGTGATCGATTTTCCGCATGGTCATCATGGCAGCGAATGCGCGCTGCGCCACCGCGCCGCCTTGCGCCATGGCCTCTGTCAGGACGCGCGGGGTGATCTGCCAGTTCACGCCCCAGCGGTCCTTGCACCAGCCGCAGGCGCTTTCCGCTCCGCCATTGCCGACAATCGCGTCCCAGTACCGGTCGGTTTCCTCCTGGGAGTCGGTGGCGATCTGGAAGGAGAACGCCTCGGTCTGCGGAAAGACCGGCCCTCCGTTCAGACCGATGCAGGGAATACCGCAAACGGTGAACTCGACGGTCAGGACATCGCCTGCCTTGCCAGAAGGATAATCGCCCGGGGCCCGGTGCAGGGCATTGACCGCACTGTCGGGAAACACGCTGGCGTAGAACCGCGCGGCGTCCTCTGCCTGGGTGTCGTACCAGACGCAGATCGTGTTCTTGGCGGTCATGGCCGTGCTCCTACCAGGCCGAAAATGGCGCCATGCGGGTCGATCGCGGTCAGACTGTAATCACCGCCGGGTATCTCCACCGGCTCGACCAGCAGCGAACCGCCGCTCTGCGCTATAGCGCCCGCCGCACGGTCGATGTCCGGCACCCGGAAGTAATAGGTCCAGCCGGGCTGAGGCAGCTCGGGGGGCTTCGGCATGACTGCCCCCAGCATGAAACGCTTATCGCTGACCCAGAGGAACTCGTATTTGCCCGTTGGCCCCATATCGAGATCGCCGACCTGCTCCCATCCGAACAGCGCGCCGTAGAATGCCTTCGCCTCAGCCGGATCATCCGATGCCAGCTCGTTCCAGGCGCAATGGCCCAGCTTCGGCTCGGTCGCAGCGAAGCTGTGACTTGTTTCGTCCGATGCCCCGCGCATGATGTAGAACGGCGCGCCCTGCGGATCAGCCACCATGGCCATCCGGCCCACGCCGTCGATGTCCATCGGCGGCATCTGCACCGCGCCGCCAGCGGCACTGATCTGCTGCACGGCTACGTCCACGTCATCGACCGCGATGTAGCCGAGCCATATCGGCCGCGCGCCGTGCTCTACCATCTCGGCGGTCAGGGCCATGTACCCGCCCACACCGTCAGCTGGATCGCCGCCCGGTCGGGAAGAGAAAAAGCGGTAATCCATGTCCGGCTGGCCGGCTGAACTGCTGCTCCAGCCGATCACCTTGCCGTAGAAATCTGCCGCCGCATCGGCATCCGCCGTGAGCAGTTCATACCAGATGAAATCGCCTTGCCGATTGCTCATGGCCGTTCCTCTGCAAGCTCCTCGACCGGGCTGAAGCCGCCGAAGATCATCCGCTTGCCGTCAAACGGCATCGGGTTCTTTTCCGGGTCCATCCGCTCATCCTTGAAATCGGGCGACATCATCTTCGCCATGGCCGCATCGCGCGTGGCCTTGTCGGGCCACTCGATCCAGCTGAACACGATCTCCTCGTCGTCCTCGGCCTTGACCGCCATGCGGAAGTCGGTCGTCTTGCCAGTGGGCACATCATCGCCCCAGCATTCGATGACCCGGGTGGCGCCCATCTCGATGAACAGGCCGTCTGCCCCGTGGGCATGATCGATGAACTTCTGCCGGTTGCCGGCGGGTACTGCGATCACGAAACCGTCGATGTACATATAGCCTCTCCTGTACTTGCTTGACCGGGATTGGACATTGCCACGGGTGATGCCATCAGTTACGAAAGTCAACTATGAAGTTACAAAAAGAAACTAAGAATGCGACGAACGGACATGGCCGCTGGTACGGTGACGCCTGCGGGACGGCGTTCGGCATGGAGCTGCTGGGCGAACGCTGGGCCCTGCTCATCGTCAGGGAGCTAATGCTCGGGGCGCGGCGCTTTTCCGACCTTCGCGCCAGCTTGCCCGGAATCAGCGCCAAGGTGCTGACGGAACGGCTGGACAGCCTGGAAGATGCGGGCGTCCTCATCCGGCGCCTCTTGCCGCCACCGGGCAAGGTGCAGGTCTACGAGCTGACCGCGTGGGGTTATGCCGCCGAGCCGCTGATCCAGGAACTCGGGCGCTGGGCCGCCAAATCGAGCGGGCATGATCCCTTGCTGCCGCTGTCACCGGTCTCGCTGATGCTCTCGCTCAGGACGATGGCTGACTATACGCGGACCGGCTCCGTTGCTGGCCGGGTTGGCTTCGTAATCGGGGAGGAATCGTTTGTAGCGGCTCCCGGTCCGGGCGACCTGCCGATCCGGCGGGGCGGAGTCGACGGGGCGGACGCGGTATTCCGCGCGCCCGCCGCTTCGCCCATCGCGGCCGGCATTTACGCGGGTGTGCCGTGGAGCGTGCTTGAGGCGGAGGCGGGCCTGCGGATCGAGGGCAATCGCGATCTGGCGATGCGGTTCGTTTCGCTGTTCTCGCTGCCGGAGAAGATCGCTTAGGCGCTGTCGGCGGGGCGGCCCTGCTGGAACGCCCAGCGCAAGGTCTTGCCCATGCCCCAGGTCGCCGCCCGGGCGGGCAAGGCGAGGAGGGAAGGACGGTCCAGCCCCAGCATGGCGCGCGCAAACGGTGGCAGCAGCGCGGTCGCTTCGGTCCCGAGCATTGTCTGGACTGCTGGTGGTGCGCCATCGGGGCGCTGGTTCAGCACCAGCCGGGCCACCTCCCGCGCCTGCGGTGTGGCGCGCAGGTCCTTGCGGAATTCCGCCAGCAGCAATTCCGCCTCGCGCTGGTTTTCCGGCACGGGATCCGCCCCCAGTGCGCGGGCGATGACCGCGAACTGGCGGTAATATTCGTCCCGCTCCGCATGGGACATG encodes the following:
- a CDS encoding BolA family protein, whose protein sequence is METPKNSAMRRTVQNEMETLLREAFTPERLEVINDSASHHGHSGDDGSGESHFTVVIESGAFTGKSRLERQRMVNRVLGDIPGQRVHALAIRAFAPGEAG
- a CDS encoding J domain-containing protein, which encodes MKQTRFHGRFEPQGRRCEAPGCLEQGEFRAPGNRGNGFDGPGDWRWFCLDHVRAFNAAYNFFEGMSAEEILAAQSPVAGWAGESRAFRPTAGIDEVPRWADYADPLDAIGARAAGVRSRAERAARMAMDGCFTPAEADALEVMGLGLETDLRGLRQRYSELVRRYHPDRNGGDRKFEVRLNRVVEAYQLLRKSRVFA
- a CDS encoding glutathione S-transferase family protein — translated: MAQFTFYTVAMSRGQIARWALHEAGADYDQVVFDWATRPAVLAELNPMNKVPTLVHHHGGHDHVVTECAAICHYLAETHPAAGLLPDAHEKASYFRWLFFAAGPLEQAVVAQSMGWEVPEGKSGMAGFGSLERTLDSLDAWFSTNDYVCGKRFTMADTYVGSQFIWGLRFGSIPERPAFRAYVERCTARPRYQEGLAVDAALIAEASGS
- a CDS encoding VOC family protein gives rise to the protein MTAKNTICVWYDTQAEDAARFYASVFPDSAVNALHRAPGDYPSGKAGDVLTVEFTVCGIPCIGLNGGPVFPQTEAFSFQIATDSQEETDRYWDAIVGNGGAESACGWCKDRWGVNWQITPRVLTEAMAQGGAVAQRAFAAMMTMRKIDHAAIEAAAAG
- a CDS encoding VOC family protein, whose amino-acid sequence is MSNRQGDFIWYELLTADADAAADFYGKVIGWSSSSAGQPDMDYRFFSSRPGGDPADGVGGYMALTAEMVEHGARPIWLGYIAVDDVDVAVQQISAAGGAVQMPPMDIDGVGRMAMVADPQGAPFYIMRGASDETSHSFAATEPKLGHCAWNELASDDPAEAKAFYGALFGWEQVGDLDMGPTGKYEFLWVSDKRFMLGAVMPKPPELPQPGWTYYFRVPDIDRAAGAIAQSGGSLLVEPVEIPGGDYSLTAIDPHGAIFGLVGARP
- a CDS encoding DUF1428 domain-containing protein; this translates as MYIDGFVIAVPAGNRQKFIDHAHGADGLFIEMGATRVIECWGDDVPTGKTTDFRMAVKAEDDEEIVFSWIEWPDKATRDAAMAKMMSPDFKDERMDPEKNPMPFDGKRMIFGGFSPVEELAEERP
- a CDS encoding winged helix-turn-helix transcriptional regulator translates to MKLQKETKNATNGHGRWYGDACGTAFGMELLGERWALLIVRELMLGARRFSDLRASLPGISAKVLTERLDSLEDAGVLIRRLLPPPGKVQVYELTAWGYAAEPLIQELGRWAAKSSGHDPLLPLSPVSLMLSLRTMADYTRTGSVAGRVGFVIGEESFVAAPGPGDLPIRRGGVDGADAVFRAPAASPIAAGIYAGVPWSVLEAEAGLRIEGNRDLAMRFVSLFSLPEKIA